Within the Debaryomyces hansenii CBS767 chromosome E complete sequence genome, the region AACTTCCTTTCGGCGGGATTCAGGTTATTTGTACAGGAGACTTCTTCCAATTGCCTCCCGTCAACAAGGATGGTCTGTCTGAGTTTTGCTTTCAAAGCGCAGCATGGGATAAAGTTATCCAAAAGACTATATTATTGACTCGAGTATTCAGACAGAAAGGAGATACTGAGTTGATCGATATGTTGAACGCATTACGTTACGGGAGTATGAATGACGAcatgattgcaaaattttataaactATCAAGAAATGTTGTTTATGATGATGGTCTTGAACCAACCGAATTATTTCCTACTAGAGACGAAGTCAAGAGAGCTAATCAAACAAGACTCAGCCAGATTCCAAGTAGACCACTTAGGTTTAAAGCCGAAGACAACATTTCAGATGTCAATCATATAAAGATGCTAGATAATTTAATGTGTGAAAAGGAATTGGAGCTAAAAGAAGGAGCACAAGTGatgtatttaaaaaatcttGATGATCAAATAGTCAATGGGTCAATTGGAACCGTAACATGCTTTATGTCTTCAAAACTTTGGGAAAAGGTGAATGATGTTTACAAAGGAAATTTATACGACATTGATGATCAAATTGCCGATGAGCTAAGGTTATTATCATCCAGAGTTGGCTGCGTTGCAAACTGGTCTCCTGaagaaactgaaaaatatgacCGCATACCAAACGAACGAAAATCAAACTTTACAAAATTGGCCGCTGTGGCATCGAGTGAATTGGTATCTGACTTATACCCAGTAGTAAATTTCAAGACGGCCACAGGAAACACTCTTATTCGTGTAACAAGAGAAGACTTTAGCATCGAAGCaggaagaattagaaattaCACTGGGGGCGAAGCTGATAAGATCACTAGATCCCAATTGCCATTGTTATTATCATGGGCAATATCTATTCATAAAGCACAAGGTCAAACCATCGACAGATTGAAAATCGACCTAAGAAAGATCTTTGAAAAGGGTCAAGTCTATGTTGCCCTTTCAAGAGCAACTAATAAAGACCATTTAcagatattgaatttcGATCCGAGGAGAATTACCGCCTCTCAAGATGTTAAACAATTCTATCATAAATTAGAAACAACACCTAATCTATAGCTTTAAATAATGTTTAAATACTTATGTATAGTGTGTTGCATACAAGAAGGAATTCAGAACTCTTTTTTTCTGACATCCTTGGGAGTCTGCATTTAAAATATCCTAATGCTCACATTTTTAGTATAAAGAagcaaattttgaaaaatcgtCTGACTTCTCTTTATTAACGATACAACTATGTTCAGTGTAGAAAATTCACTTAATGACGGAACTAGTGGAGGTGACTTGGGCTATAATGGGTTTCCTGTGTCGCTAAACTATTTCACTGCATTACCAGATCCAACGATTTTACACAATCCAAATATTACgattatattcaaatcattattgaagaaagattcAATCACGAAAGAGAAGTCGcttaatgatttcataCAGGTATTagatgattatgataatgaatcagTGGTAGTGGATGAGctattgatattatcatGGATACAGTTATATGCTAAGTTAGCAATTGACAACTCAAGAAGTGTAAGAATTTTATCGCATCAAACTCAATCGAAATTATTAGGTATAGTTGGTGGAAAAGCATTTAGCAAGTATTTAGTGAGTTCAATTCCTATTTGGTTACAGGGTCtttatgataatgataaactTGTATCCAGTTCAACATATAAGACATTGTTGCACAGCTTTCAAGATAACAAAGAGAGAGTGGATTCCAAAATTTGGGTTACATTTTATGAACCTATAATCAACTATATTGTAACGGTTGTTAATTTAGAGAATCATAAAAGCTTGTCTGACCAAAGATATACTAAAGAAACGGATTTGTTTGCTAAATATGAACGAGTCCTTAATGGGAGTGTAATGATGTTGAACAAAGTTataactttaataaatgatgaagaaataaaagtGAATAAAGGGgataaagaattggaacaaattgaagaattactTAATCTGGATATCTTGTGGGATTATTTAGGGACATCTATATCTACGGATACTTTGAATTTACctttatttaaatcattattgatTCTCATCCGATACATATTCGGTATTGTTTCTAAAGACGGAATTAATGAGCCAAATGTCattataaaaaatttaaataatgcaAAAGCTCTCTATAAATTGGTTTCTAGGAAATTCATTAAGCACATCAAATTAAAACCTAGTAAAAAAGGGTCGAATAATGACATACTTTATTCGAATATCATATTGCAATTCTGGGATTCCATGATATCTCTCACGGGCTTTTCTCTTTTGTCGCCACAACAAAGAAAGACTTTAAAGAttaaaaagaatttttgGGAATTGGGAGGGAATAAGAGTCGCTCTAGATTACTTGACTATCTCAAATTAGGCAGTTGTCTGCTGAATCCCATATACTATGTAGTGATTGGGCAATTTTTCCAAACTTTATCTAGCGTAAGTGGTATTGATAATAGCGAGGAATTCATTCACCTTAACAGCCTTGATGATGCTAGATTAATTATCAATGACATACTTTGTTCGCAGTTGAAAACCCTAAcgaattttgaatataaagaaaGATGTTTTAGTTGCATTTTGAGAGTatatgaaattttcaaacaaaatatatctgaAACAGA harbors:
- a CDS encoding DEHA2E18458p (similar to uniprot|P38766 Saccharomyces cerevisiae YHR031C RRM3 DNA helicase involved in rDNA replication), producing MSISRPYKSVKKTKSGNSDKNQSSISSFFGTAASGSTKSNIKRTPLVLTTPEKVALNRSNSFLSKAVVSSGTFDEFASSDTSFDSPEINNFKNPALARSFMGQESHRSQVVDLTQEDETDVQVIYQSLNSPTSHIKTQKNETQKTGNPPLKRGHQDLLERLNGQPRKVPRNFKLTSPSFTSLQHTSSIPLSEEQLKVIKYIVSDGLNVFYTGSAGTGKSIVLRELVSSLHSKYGASRVGVTASTGLAACNIGGQTIHRFLSIGLGTGSAFELSKRIKKNPANLKKWKNLKVLIIDEISMIDGKLFTKLDELAKIIRSSQLPFGGIQVICTGDFFQLPPVNKDGSSEFCFQSAAWDKVIQKTILLTRVFRQKGDTELIDMLNALRYGSMNDDMIAKFYKLSRNVVYDDGLEPTELFPTRDEVKRANQTRLSQIPSRPLRFKAEDNISDVNHIKMLDNLMCEKELELKEGAQVMYLKNLDDQIVNGSIGTVTCFMSSKLWEKVNDVYKGNLYDIDDQIADELRLLSSRVGCVANWSPEETEKYDRIPNERKSNFTKLAAVASSELVSDLYPVVNFKTATGNTLIRVTREDFSIEAGRIRNYTGGEADKITRSQLPLLLSWAISIHKAQGQTIDRLKIDLRKIFEKGQVYVALSRATNKDHLQILNFDPRRITASQDVKQFYHKLETTPNL